A section of the Pochonia chlamydosporia 170 chromosome 2, whole genome shotgun sequence genome encodes:
- a CDS encoding alcohol dehydrogenase (similar to Metarhizium robertsii ARSEF 23 XP_007825581.1) produces MPRPQALVYRGPASSKGLPEAVAKLLETSPRNFEVRYAGPGEAIQVSYETLSKVDLYAQPGGPDLDDAWAETKAFAPAIRDFVSRGGRYLGFCLGAYLAGHTPGFGLLPRGSDTDAENCQKGAQVTTDEDTIIQVDWNFTTGDKAGQKAKNRWIYFQEGAVIKRFVESDTCFVLGRYSHSGRVASSLNKYGQGWVGLIGPHPEATEEWFYTRKFVDFDILHRMIIASVANNPSRQLHSPVYTWRGQQMVQVTARQAFRRTDDYTPGTRKLKLLSEDLPLPLHPTAVLIKVHAVSLNYRDANIAHGGNPWPVIPNGVPGNDAAGEVLSVGDKVSLVSIGDAVAPITDSAYVTSRSTGRSWLAANEDGTLATHLVFDESQVTRLPAHLDWVQASIIPCAGTTAWSALKGAAIGQTVLIQGTGGVSTFAIKLARASGLRVILTSSSDEKLERMKTQFGQPELETVNYSTTPEWHEEVLRLTNGVGVDIVVENGGSSSLVKSMLCTRRGGIVSQVGYLGGSKPEHLEDFISTIIDRRLNVRGINAGSKDDQDGLMSAVSATKMTFEDILDSVWEFEQAEEAVEYVWQGKQVGKVVIRVV; encoded by the exons ATGCCTCGACCACAGGCCCTTGTCTATCGTGGACCAGCAAGCAGCAAGGGCTTGCCCGAAGCCGTTGCCAAGCTTCTTGAGACGTCCCCTCGGAACTTCGAGGTGCGTTATGCAGGTCCTGGCGAAGCGATTCAGGTGTCATACGAGACCTTGAGCAAGGTGGACTTGTACGCTCAGCCGGGAGGTCCAG ACCTTGACGATGCTTGGGCCGAGACCAAAGCCTTTGCGCCCGCAATCCGGGATTTTGTCTCTCGTGGAGGTCGCTACCTTGGCTTCTGTCTGGGTGCGTACCTCGCCGGCCACACACCGGGATTTGGACTGCTTCCTCGGGGATCTGACACAGACGCCGAAAATTGCCAGAAGGGAGCCCAGGTGACCACCGATGAAGACACCATCATCCAGGTGGACTGGAACTTTACCACTGGCGACAAGGCTGGCCAGAAGGCTAAGAATAGGTGGATTTACTTTCAGGAAGGCGCCGTCATTAAACGCTTTGTTGAAAGTGACACTTGCTTTGTCCTTGGGCGGTATTCACATAGTGGTCGTGTAGCCTCGTCTCTGAACAAGTATGGCCAAGGCTGGGTTGGCCTCATCGGACCTCATCCCGAGGCGACAGAAGAGTGGT TTTATACAAGAAAATTCGTCGACTTTGATATTCTCCATCGTATGATTATTGCGTCCGTGGCTAACAACCCATCAAGACAACTCCATAGCCCTGTATACACGTGGAGAGGACAACAAATGGTCCAAGTCACCGCGCGGCAAGCCTTCCGCAGAACCGACGACTACACTCCCGGGACacgcaagctcaagctccttaGCGAAGACCTCCCCCTTCCTCTTCACCCAACCGCCGTCTTGATCAAGGTACACGCAGTCTCTCTCAACTACCGTGATGCCAACATTGCACATGGCGGCAACCCCTGGCCCGTGATACCAAACGGCGTTCCTGGCAACGACGCCGCCGGCGAGGTTCTCTCCGTGGGCGACAAGGTCTCTCTCGTGTCGATTGGGGATGCCGTCGCCCCAATCACGGATTCGGCATATGTCACATCTCGGTCGACAGGGCgatcttggcttgcagcaAATGAGGATGGGACCCTGGCGACGCATCTCGTTTTCGACGAAAGCCAAGTGACGAGGCTGCCTGCACACCTAGACTGGGTGCAGGCGAGTATCATCCCTTGCGCAGGTACAACCGCCTGGTCTGCCCTCAAGGGTGCCGCCATCGGCCAAACGGTGTTGATCCAAG GCACGGGTGGCGTTTCAACTTTTGCCATCAAGCTTGCTCGAGCCTCCGGGCTGAGGGTGATTTTGACGTCGTCGAGTGACGAGAAGCTCGAAAGGATGAAGACGCAATTTGGGCAACCTGAACTTGAGACGGTCAACTACAGCACAACTCCAGAGTGGCATGAGGAGGTTTTGAGACTCACCAATGGTGTTGGGGTGGAtattgttgttgagaatggagGAAGCAGTTCTCTGGTGAAGAGCATGCTATGCACGCGCCGTGGCGGCATCGTCAGCCAAGTCGGCTATCTCGGCGGTAGCAAGCCAGAACATCTTGAGGACTTTATTTCCACCATCATTGACCGTAGATTAAACGTCAG GGGCATCAACGCCGGCTCCAAGGACGACCAGGATGGGCTGATGAGTGCAGTTTCCGCTACAAAAATGACGTTTGAGGACATTCTAGACTCTGTTTGGGAGTTCGAACAGGCTGAAGAGGCAGTCGAATACGTCTGGCAAGGGAAGCAGGTCGGGAAAGTGGTGATCAGGGTTGTGTAA
- a CDS encoding non-ribosomal peptide synthetase-like protein (similar to Zymoseptoria tritici IPO323 XP_003848187.1) has product MSKVQVHRDLKNLAMSQKSQRQPSHNDNLAIYPVQQAAGPRTLVDILDASVSSHPTAIAIDNGTSRLSYADLSQQIAARVKQLRAAGIGVGDKVGIRVTSGSIELYVGILAILTAGAAYVPVDVDDPDERARLVWTEANVSAVLTDNETLTPHSPPVGSSRQRRPGPEDDAWVIFTSGSTGKPKGVAVTHRSAAAFVDAESLIFLPDRPLGPGDRVLAGLSVAFDASCEEMWLAWRYAACLVPAPRSLVKAGADLGTFLTTQRITVVSTVPTLAALWPAEALRGLRLLILGGEACPSELANRLASTVESVWNTYGPTEATVVACGAPLVAGQPVRIGLPLAGWKLAVVGPDDKPVGWGEEGELIIGGVGMARYLDLDKDKVKFAPAPVFGGERAYRSGDLVRAERDGLLFVGRNDEQIKLGGRRIELGEIDAALLTLPDVCAAACTIQRSEMGAQVLVGYIVCNNGRAPTAQDRELLRRALPPTLVPMLVTVDDLPVRTSGKVDRKSLPWPPPPRPAPHGGAGSHGQSGHAEKFDADGTTAWIAEQWRRVLGMPPSLDSNFFDLGGTSLGAAQLISQIRLKCPTISVADVYENPTLEAMAARVEDLMDTKEIEREVVPTPRWLMLIQFFIMLIEMGFNGIRWVITLGFVKKIFVLVLGPNNWAGAYALPWWLIAVVWGIFGTAIGRLILSAGIARVVLFGIRPGTYKRGGIRHIRLWAVGRLMGLVGTGAAAGTPWIRYYARLVGCRVASGVQLHAFPPATGHASFGPGCAVEPEADIAGWWLDGDKLHIGSITIGEGARVGARSTLMPGTILDPYANVPPGVSVEGIVRASDNSLEIKASQSPHATKRESIWIWLLYTGSMMGMDILGLVSLAPIIALMPVFRPDYNNLGEIIMALVKIAAPGSAIGLIMYGVSVILWVRFASLFLKPGVYPWHGVTTWAAWLTHGLMMNARTVYFPAYASLFTPIWLRLLGARVGRNVEASTVVPIPSLLDVKDGSFLADDVLLSPFELAGGQVRIGTATIGEKSFVGNSAIVDPDVEIPEGVLIGVLSSALGPEEMGCKIAPGNSYLGRPPMAIPRRITTLADNARTFDPPFKLKVARALVECCRVIPLIISGVLATCIAIGMLWVFVTFGVGWAVLASGGLFFVGGVTACVITTLAKWLLTPNIKAGHQHPLWSSFVWRNELADTFIQCLAVPWFVTVCYGTPFLNIWMRSLGCKIGRGVWLESHLLPEADLITLEDGATVNRGAVLQTHLFHDRLMRLDKVHLEAGATLGPYAISLPGTVIGAGTTIAPTSLVMRGESIPAGTRWRGNPVRTWHSEKESPSPSSGSDNESLPPV; this is encoded by the coding sequence ATGTCAAAGGTTCAGGTCCATCGTGACCTCAAGAATCTCGCCATGAGCCAAAAATCACAGAGACAGCCCTCTCACAACGACAATCTCGCCATATATCCCGTCCAACAAGCTGCCGGTCCACGAACGTTGGTGGATATACTCGACGCTTCTGTCTCATCACACCCTacggccattgccattgacaatggaACCTCACGTCTAAGTTATGCCGACCTGTCTCAACAAATAGCCGCGCGTGTCAAACAATTGAGAGCCGCAGGCATCGGCGTTGGCGATAAAGTGGGTATTCGTGTTACCTCCGGTTCGATAGAGTTATATGTTGGCATTCTTGCTATTCTCACTGCGGGAGCTGCTTATGTCCCCGTCGATGTGGATGACCCGGATGAGCGAGCTCGACTTGTCTGGACAGAAGCCAATGTGTCTGCAGTCTTGACCGATAATGAAACTCTTACGCCTCATAGCCCACCGGTAGGGAGCTCAAGACAGCGTCGCCCTGGCCCCGAGGACGACGCCTGGGTTATTTTTACTTCTGGTTCAACCGGCAAGCCAAAGGGCGTAGCTGTCACTCACCGCAGTGCGGCAGCCTTTGTTGATGCCGAATCCCTCATTTTCCTTCCAGATCGACCACTTGGTCCAGGAGACCGAGTCCTTGCTGGTCTCTCGGTTGCATTTGACGCCTCATGCGAGGAAATGTGGCTGGCCTGGCGATATGCTGCCTGCCTCGTTCCCGCACCACGCTCCTTAGTTAAAGCCGGCGCCGATCTAGGAACCTTCCTTACAACACAGCGCATCACGGTCGTCTCTACCGTGCCCACATTGGCCGCATTATGGCCGGCCGAAGCCCTCCGAGGACTTCGCCTGCTTATCCTTGGAGGAGAAGCCTGTCCATCTGAGCTGGCAAACAGGCTCGCCAGCACTGTTGAGTCAGTTTGGAACACCTACGGCCCGACGGAAGCAACAGTTGTAGCTTGCGGCGCACCACTGGTTGCCGGCCAGCCAGTACGAATTGGTCTGCCCCTGGCCGGTTGGAAACTAGCCGTTGTCGGCCCCGACGACAAACCCGTCGGCTGGGGCGAAGAGGGAGAGTTGATCATTGGCGGTGTCGGAATGGCCCGCTACCTCGATCTCGATAAAGACAAGGTCAAGTTTGCGCCAGCTCCCGTATTTGGTGGAGAACGAGCCTACCGCAGTGGAGACTTGGTTCGCGCCGAGCGAGACGGACTCCTCTTTGTCGGCCGAAACGATGAACAAATCAAGCTTGGTGGACGACGCATCGAACTGGGTGAGATTGACGCCGCCCTCCTGACTTTACCAGACGTGTGCGCCGCAGCATGTACCATCCAACGCAGCGAAATGGGCGCGCAGGTGCTTGTGGGTTACATCGTCTGCAACAATGGCCGCGCACCTACAGCCCAGGATCGCGAACTTCTCCGCCGTGCATTGCCCCCAACCCTCGTCCCTATGCTTGTTACTGTCGACGACCTCCCAGTCCGGACCTCCGGCAAAGTGGACCGGAAGTCCCTCCCTtggccgccgcctccacGGCCGGCCCCACATGGCGGAGCCGGCAGCCACGGCCAATCCGGACACGCGGAGAAATTCGATGCTGATGGTACCACAGCATGGATTGCTGAGCAATGGCGTCGCGTTCTGGGTATGCCCCCGTCTCTGGATTCTAATTTCTTCGATCTTGGTGGAACCAGCTTGGGTGCTGCGCAGCTCATCTCTCAAATCCGGCTAAAATGCCCTACGATTTCCGTCGCTGACGTCTACGAGAATCCCACCCTGGAAGCAATGGCTGCTCGTGTCGAAGACTTGATGGACACCAAGGAGATTGAACGCGAGGTGGTACCAACTCCCCGATGGCTTATGCTGATTCAGTTTTTCATCATGCTGATTGAGATGGGTTTCAATGGCATTCGCTGGGTCATCACGCTTGGCTTTGTCAAAAAGATCTTCGTTCTGGTCCTCGGACCCAACAATTGGGCGGGAGCTTACGCACTCccatggtggttgattgCAGTCGTCTGGGGCATCTTCGGTACTGCAATTGGACGGCTTATCCTCAGCGCAGGAATTGCCCGAGTTGTATTGTTCGGCATTCGCCCTGGCACCTATAAGCGTGGAGGCATTCGACACATCAGACTCTGGGCCGTCGGCCGTTTGATGGGACTCGTTGGGACTGGAGCTGCAGCCGGTACCCCTTGGATCAGATACTACGCCCGCTTGGTGGGCTGCCGAGTAGCTTCGGGTGTGCAGCTTCATGCCTTCCCACCAGCCACAGGTCATGCAAGCTTTGGCCCAGGATGTGCCGTAGAGCCGGAAGCCGATATTGCCGGATGGTGGCTTGATGGTGACAAGCTGCATATTGGAAGCATTACCATTGGCGAGGGAGCAAGGGTTGGTGCCCGCAGCACACTTATGCCTGGCACAATCCTGGATCCGTATGCCAATGTTCCTCCTGGCGTCAGCGTCGAAGGCATTGTTCGAGCTTCTGACAATTCACTTGAGATCAAGGCAAGTCAATCACCCCACGCCACCAAGCGGGAGAGCATTTGGATATGGCTCTTGTACACGGGTtccatgatgggcatggataTCCTGGGTCTTGTCAGCCTGGCCCCAATTATTGCTCTCATGCCCGTCTTTAGACCCGATTACAACAATCTCGGAGAGATCATTATGGCCCTTGTCAAGATTGCAGCCCCAGGATCAGCAATCGGGTTGATCATGTACGGCGTCTCTGTGATTTTATGGGTCCGATTTGCCAGTCTTTTTCTCAAGCCTGGTGTCTACCCATGGCATGGCGTCACAACCTGGGCGGCTTGGTTGACCCATGGCTTGATGATGAACGCACGAACTGTCTACTTCCCTGCTTACGCAAGCTTGTTCACTCCTATTTGGTTGAGGTTACTGGGCGCCCGCGTTGGCCGCAATGTTGAGGCGTCGACAGTGGTCCCCATTCCATCACTGCTTGACGTGAAAGACGGAAGTTTCCTCGCTGACGACGTCCTCTTATCGCCCTTTGAGCTTGCCGGTGGTCAAGTCCGCATTGGCACTGCAACAATCGGCGAGAAGTCGTTTGTTGGCAATTCAGCCATCGTGGACCCAGATGTGGAAATCCCCGAAGGTGTATTAATCGGTGTGTTGAGCTCAGCTTTGGGCCCAGAGGAAATGGGCTGCAAAATCGCTCCCGGTAACTCGTATCTCGGCAGACCACCCATGGCTATCCCCAGACGCATCACAACTCTTGCTGACAACGCACGCACCTTTGATCCGCCATTCAAGTTGAAGGTAGCCAGAGCATTGGTCGAGTGTTGCCGTGTGATCCCACTGATCATCTCTGGTGTTCTTGCAACCTGTATTGCGATAGGAATGCTCTGGGTCTTCGTCACCTTTGGAGTCGGCTGGGCAGTCTTGGCCAGCGGTGGACTTTTttttgttggtggtgtgaCTGCTTGTGTTATCACAACATTGGCAAAATGGCTCTTGACGCCAAACATCAAAGCCGGGCACCAACATCCCCTATGGAGCTCCTTCGTCTGGCGCAATGAGCTCGCCGACACATTCATTCAGTGCCTCGCTGTGCCCTGGTTCGTCACAGTATGCTACGGCACCCCTTTCCTTAATATTTGGATGCGCTCCCTCGGTTGCAAGATTGGACGTGGTGTCTGGCTAGAAAGCCATTTGTTGCCCGAGGCTGACTTGATTACACTGGAAGATGGTGCAACCGTCAATCGCGGCGCCGTCCTCCAGACTCACCTGTTCCATGACCGACTCATGCGTCTCGACAAGGTCCACCTTGAAGCTGGCGCGACACTCGGCCCTTACGCCATCTCACTTCCAGGTACTGTTATCGGAGCTGGCACGACTATCGCTCCCACTTCACTCGTTATGCGTGGGGAGAGTATCCCAGCTGGCACAAGATGGCGTGGCAACCCTGTCCGAACGTGGCACAGCGAAAAGGAGAGCCCCAGCCCCAGCTCTGGTTCTGACAATGAGTCACTACCTCCAGTATGA
- a CDS encoding glycoside hydrolase family 5 protein (similar to Baudoinia compniacensis UAMH 10762 XP_007672458.1), with amino-acid sequence MKGSFVSVIATVAIANAAPNFSPLQAALSSFHLTPQILKTIIKPVQVALERNTHVTREGTQLKLNGAAWTASGANVYWLGLDENVIPPPGEPFYPKFNASYPSKGRVVEVMNTLQVMGARTIRSQTLGISVGNPLSLMPSLYEWNEAAFEPIDWAIFQARQHGLRVQVPLIDNYDYYHGGKFDFCRFRGINVTGADGYGKVDPRIQQFYTNPVIVNDFKRYVKKLITHVNPYTGLSYADDATIYAYETGNELSGPIFRDMNVPNEWTTEIARYVKSLAPKKLIMDGTYGINKTHLGLKEVDIFSNHFYPTNTTVLQEDIAIVRAAGKTYMAGEYDWTANVNSASPLEEFFGEIEKQQKNSKPTAIGSQFWSLFMHNVPDCNQFVNHTDGFSLQYGNPLNSVHNNTQISKVRKHMFAMKGIKVDDYLPAVSCPGFEAEYTYQ; translated from the exons ATGAAAGGCTCTTTCGTCTCCGTAATTGCCACTGTAGCAATCGCCAATGCAGCACCCAACTTCTCTCCGCTGCAAGCGGCCTTGTCCAGTTTCCACCTGACACCCCAGATTTTGAAAACCATCATTAAGCCAGTTCAGGTTGCCTTGGAGCGAAACACGCATGTAACCCGCGAAGGAACCCAGTTGAAACTGAATGGAGCTGCTTGGACCGCATCCGGTGCAAACGTGTACTGGCTCGGGCTTGATGAGAATGTTATTCCTCCTCCTGGAGAGCCATTCTaccccaagttcaacgcGAGCTACCCGTCGAAAGGACGAGTCGTTGAAGTCATGAATACTCTTCAGGTAATGGGTGCAAGAACCATTCGAAGCCAGACGCTGGGGATTAGTGTCGGAAACCCACTCAGTCTGATGCCTAGTCTCTATGAGTGGAACGAAGCAGCATTTGAGCCTATTGACTGGGCGATATTCCAGGCCCGTCAACATGGTCTGAGAGTTCAAGTTCCTCTTATTGACAATTAT GACTATTACCATGGCGGGAAGTTTGACTTTTGTCGATTTCGAGGCATCAACGTCACCGGGGCAGACGGATATGGCAAAGT CGATCCTCGAATTCAACAATTTTACACAAATCCAGTCATCGTTAACGACTTCAAACGCTACGTGAAGAAGCTCATTACGCACGTCAACCCTTATACTGGATTGAGCTACGCCGATGACGCCACCATCTATGCCTATGAAACGGGAAATGAGCTCAGCGGCCCCATCTTTAGAGACATGAACGTACCAAACGAGTGGACGACGGAAATAGCC CGATATGTCAAGTCTCTTGCGCCCAAGAAACTAATCATGGACGGCACATACGGCATCAATAAAACCCATCTGGGCCTCAAGGAAGTCGACATATTCTCCAATCACTTCTACCCCACAAATACCACCGTTCTCCAGGAAGACATTGCCATTGTGCGAGCAGCAGGCAAGACGTACATGGCAGGCGAATACGACTGGACAGCAAACGTAAACTCAGCTAGTCCTCTGGAAGAGTTTTTCggagagattgagaagcaACAGAAAAACTCGAAGCCCACTGCCATTGGCTCTCAATTTTGGTCCTTGTTTATGCACAACGTCCCGGATTGTAATCAATTCGTTAACCATACTGATGGGTTTTCACTACAGTATGGGAACCCGCTGAACAGTGTGCACAATAATACGCAAATATCCAAGGTACGCAAGCACATGTTTGCTATGAAGGGAATCAAGGTGGATGACTACCTGCCCGCTGTTTCGTGTCCAGGATTCGAAGCAGAGTATACATATCAGTAG
- a CDS encoding glycoside hydrolase family 75 (similar to Trichoderma reesei QM6a XP_006967831.1), translated as MHRATISAAVATLLAGNVLARDVPSNVKALYDSIRSSGSCSNVLQGGFFSQEDDSKDFCYCGDHLQDKGIIYLQGNGGQLVNMDIDCDGHLGQGNGDCDSSGDTQGQTTFGDTVASYDKGIDDLNAYVHSYVVLGNQGSGDGYVEYDPQGDGVEPLSVVAVVCGDKMFYGVWGDTNGDDGPPLVGEVSLSLGQACYGRAVNGNEAHDDNDVLYIAFKGSNAVPGADGADWGASSFDDFENSLASLGDSLVSQL; from the exons ATGCATCGCGCAACTATCTCCGCTGCCGTGGCTACTCTCCTTGCAGGCAATGTCCTTGCAAGAGATGTCCCCTCCAACGTCAAGGCTCTGTATGACTCCATCAGATCATCCGGGTCATGCAGCAACGTCTTACAAGGAGGATTCTTcagccaagaagacgacTCCAAGG ACTTCTGCTACTGCGGTGACCATCTTCAGGACAAGGGTATCATCTACCTCCAAGGCAATGGAGGTCAACTCgtcaacatggacattgactgTGACGGTCACCTAGGTCAGGGGAACGGAGACTGCGATAGCTCCGGCGATACCCAAGGCCAGACAACCTTCGGAGATACCGTTGCCAGCTACGACAAGGGCATCGATGACCTCAATGCCTACGTGCACTCATACGTGGTTCTCGGTAACCAGGGCAGCGGAGACGGTTACGTTGAGTACGACCCTCAGGGCGATGGTGTCGAGCCACTGTCCGTTGTCGCAGTCGTTTGCGGAGACAAGATG TTCTACGGTGTCTGGGGAGATACCAACGGTGACGACGGCCCACCACTGGTCGGCGAAgtctctctttctcttgGCCAGGCTTGCTATGGCCGCGCTGTCAATGGAAATGAGGCCCACGATGACAACGACGTGCTGTACATTGCTTTCAAGGGCAGCAATGCTGTTCCCGGAGCTGATGGTGCTGATTGGGGTGCGAGCAgctttgacgactttgagAACTCTTTGGCGTCTTTGGGTGACAGTCTTGTTTCTCAGCTGTAA
- a CDS encoding RNAse P Rpr2/Rpp21/SNM1 subunit domain-containing protein (similar to Metarhizium robertsii ARSEF 23 XP_011410748.1), translated as MATPLQIKFDVPEEFRTFTIFLRLPPEIRQRIWEAYLSTPGIHFLKLQTSDADWSWTERRVPSSMAHEETEGTEESDEGEAMLKVLRADKTPREAHRVHLIPVGPCPRADVSHYKALRRQLATLSSTCLESRSVAKRLASRPETLRLGNGSIISLGRSPDLIYLDYFPPSLYQSNGNLETIPDCPELCHVKRVAVRFSHIWQPTKKLCRCDVCKKSAGTTHKGIYPAHLYQLLARHFPNLEEFFFIDYFVVHKSKSQHCVDGTQAKGPSMYTQRFQAGNRSYHEANEQEWIMNTDVNQIMSWLRSSYVSYAKESSLCRHKSPEKVRFAVLACEWKISPPMERAAMPLRSDAKTKQAVLNFSTSTVRFHSISTRHNFWLREAEAANTRPHAESLECLTKVDYARRNFTFPSPIRPLHRQTEVHRA; from the exons ATGGCCACGCCTCTTCAGATCAAGTTCGATGTTCCCGAAGAGTTCAGAACCTTTACAATATTTCTGCGCTTGCCGCCCGAGATACGACAACGAATCTGGGAAGCCTATCTTTCTACTCCAGGCATCCACTTCCTCAAACTGCAGACAAGCGATGCTGATTGGAGTTGGACTGAGAGGCGAGTCCCAAGTTCTATGGCCCATGAAGAGACGGAGGGTACGGAAGAGTCCGATGAAGGAGAGGCAATGCTCAAGGTGCTCAGAGCCGACAAGACGCCAAGAGAAGCACACCGTGTGCACTTGATACCTGTTGGCCCCTGCCCCAGGGCAGACGTGTCGCATTACAAGGCCCTTCGAAGGCAACTTGCTACATTATCAAGCACGTGCTTGGAATCTCGAAGTGTTGCCAAGAGACTAGCAAGCAGACCCGAAACTCTCAGATTGGGCAACGGGAGTATCATATCCCTTGGAAGATCGCCAGATTTGATATATCTGGACTACTTTCCCCCAAGCCTATACCAGAGCAACGGCAATTTGGAGACAATCCCGGATTGTCCAGAACTTTGTCATGTAAAGAGGGTCGCGGTCCGATTCTCACATATATGGCAGCCGACCAAGAAGCTATGCCGCTGTGACGTCTGCAAGAAGAGCGCGGGTACAACTCACAAGGGCATTTACCCAGCGCATCTCTACCAGTTACTAGCAAGACATTTCCCAAATTTAGAAGAGTTCTTCTTCATAGACTACTTCGTTGTCCACAAGAGCAAGTCACAACATTGTGTTGATGGGACCCAAGCAAAGGGTCCGAGCAT GTATACGCAACGCTTCCAAGCCGGCAATAGATCATACCACGAAGCCAACGAGCAGGAATGGATCATGAACACAGATGTAAATCAGATAATGTCCTGGCTCCGATCAAGTTATGTGAGCTACGCCAAAGAGAGCTCACTTTGCCGACATAAAAGTCCCGAGAAGGTCCGATTTGCTGTCTTGGCTTGCGAGTGGAAAATTTCTCCGCCTATGGAGAGAGCGGCTATGCCACTGCGTTCTGATGCGAAAACCAAGCAGGCTGTCTTAAATTTCAGCACCTCGACCGTGAGATTCCATTCTATCTCCACACGACACAACTTCTGGCTACgtgaagctgaagctgcaAATACTCGACCTCATGCAGAAAGCTTGGAATGTCTGACAAAGGTTGACTACGCTCGTCGTAACTTTACATTCCCTTCGCCAATTCGTCCGTTGCATCGTCAGACTGAAGTACATCGAGCGTAG
- a CDS encoding ARP2/3 complex (similar to Metarhizium acridum CQMa 102 XP_007808678.1) — MPAYNSIFNNDPNPPRLIGNFPILPLRTKTRGPAYTLPIPSPPLPANESPDPDSESYDILDEIISLFRANTFFRNFEIQGPADRLLVYGIWFLSDCLQKIKPNATVRDAQKDVMNLALDLNFAIPGDPGFPLNQMYEPPRDRQDAEQLRQYMSQVRQELATRLLARVYADDEAKPSKWWLSFTKRKFMGKAL, encoded by the exons ATGCCG GCCTacaactccatcttcaacaacgacCCCAATCCTCCCCGCCTGATTGGCAACTTCCCCATCCTCCCACTGCGCACCAAGACTCGCGGACCGGCCTACACTCTCCCCATTCCGTCACCTCCGCTGCCAGCCAACGAGTCGCCTGACCCTGACAGCGAGAGCTACGACATCCTCGACGAGATCATCTCCCTCTTCCGCGCCAACACCTTCTTCCGAAACTTTGAGATCCAGGGTCCGGCTGACCGCTTGCTCGTCTATGGAATCTGGTTCTTGAGCGATTGCCTGCAAAAGATCAAGCCAAATGCCACAGTGAGGGACGCACAGAAGGATGTCATGAACTTGGCGTTGGATTTGAACTTTGCCATTCCTGGGGACCCAGGCTTCCCCTTGAATCAG ATGTACGAACCCCCTCGCGATAGACAGGACGCCGAACAACTCAGGCAATACATGTCTCAAGTACGACAGGAGTTGGCGACGAGATTACTAGCACGAGTTTACGCGGACGATGAGGCGAAGCCCAGCAAGTGGTGGTTGAGCTTCACAAAGAGAAAGTTTATGGGCAAGGCACTGTAA